Proteins from a genomic interval of Harpia harpyja isolate bHarHar1 chromosome 9, bHarHar1 primary haplotype, whole genome shotgun sequence:
- the LOC128145857 gene encoding pleckstrin homology domain-containing family A member 4-like isoform X2: protein MADGDEPPRRAPADTHGPGTQPCRPVPRVHTFGKGGQALRRDPRAPPAMRGWLHKQDSSGLRLWKRRWFVLVDLCLYYYRDSSEQQVRGGLPLPGYEIHVLPPAPRAPRFLFTAEHPGMRTYCLGAETPEELNAWVCALRRGASPLPGSPRSVSLQMPQEPRSPGAPLPPLPAHPGEDLGSPPTPPPRRPPVPPLPPSKEEAPSRGVPCGTKDTPGGPRGPPVGAVAAAAGRSPRELRPPGATTNQQLPPLAGRGSDEAEQDTAANQTPLSPTDSSHWLLASEGSGGALPFPGTAPPPSANETSAWPRAGASGRGSGLEGVAGRGARRPIRITLLQASF from the exons ATGGCAGACGGTGACGAGCCCCCCCGCCGGGCCCCCGCTGACACCCACGGCCCGGGCACCCAG CCCTGCCGGCCCGTGCCGCGGGTCCACACCTTCGGAAAGGGGGGGCAGGCGCTGCGCAGGGACCCCCGTGCCCCCCCTGCCATGCGGGGCTGGCTGCACAAGcag GACAGCTCGGGGCTGCGGCTCTGGAAGCGCCGCTGGTTTGTGCTGGTCGATCTCTGCCTCTACTACTaccggg ACAGCAGCGAGCAGCAAGTGCGGGGCGGCCTCCCCCTGCCCGGCTACGAGATCCACgtcctgccccccgccccccgagcCCCCCGATTCCTCTTCACG GCTGAGCACCCCGGGATGCGAACGTACTGTCTGGGGGCCGAGACCCCTGAGGAGCTGAATGCCTGGGTCTGCGCCCTGCGCCGGGGCGCATCGCCCCTGCCCGG CTCCCCCCGCTCCGTCTCCCTGCAGATGCCCCAGGAACCCCGGAGTCCCGGTGCCCCCTTGCCCCCGTTGCCTGCCCACCCGGGTGAGGACCTGGGGAGCCCCCCTACTCCCCCTCCTCGCCGCCCTCCAGTCCCTCCACTGCCCCCCAGCAAG GAAGAGGCCCCGTCCCGGGGGGTGCCCTGCGGGACAAAGGACACCCCGGGGGGACCGCGGGGGCCCCCCGTGGGCGCCGTTGCCGCCGCAGCAG GGAGGAGCCCGAGGGAGCTCCGCCCTCCTGGAGCAACGACCAACCAGCAGCTGCCCCCTCTAGCGGGCAGGGGGTCGGATGAAGCGGAGCAGGACACCGCGGCCAATCAGACACCGCTCTCTCCAACTGACTCTTCTCATTGGCTGCTAGCATCCGAGGGCTCGGGTGGGGCCCTGCCCTTCCCGGGCACCGCCCCCCCGCCGTCAGCCAATGAGACCTCGGCCTGGCCGCGGGCGGGGGCGAGTGGGCGGGGTTCGGGGCTAGAAGGTGTGGCCGGCCGGGGGGCTCGACGGCCAATCAGAATCACCCTTCTCCAGGCCAGCTTCTGA
- the LOC128145857 gene encoding pleckstrin homology domain-containing family A member 4-like isoform X3, with protein MADGDEPPRRAPADTHGPGTQPCRPVPRVHTFGKGGQALRRDPRAPPAMRGWLHKQDSSGLRLWKRRWFVLVDLCLYYYRDSSEQQVRGGLPLPGYEIHVLPPAPRAPRFLFTAEHPGMRTYCLGAETPEELNAWVCALRRGASPLPGSPRSVSLQMPQEPRSPGAPLPPLPAHPGEDLGSPPTPPPRRPPVPPLPPSKAPLPKEEAPSRGVPCGTKDTPGGPRGPPVGAVAAAAAGRGSDEAEQDTAANQTPLSPTDSSHWLLASEGSGGALPFPGTAPPPSANETSAWPRAGASGRGSGLEGVAGRGARRPIRITLLQASF; from the exons ATGGCAGACGGTGACGAGCCCCCCCGCCGGGCCCCCGCTGACACCCACGGCCCGGGCACCCAG CCCTGCCGGCCCGTGCCGCGGGTCCACACCTTCGGAAAGGGGGGGCAGGCGCTGCGCAGGGACCCCCGTGCCCCCCCTGCCATGCGGGGCTGGCTGCACAAGcag GACAGCTCGGGGCTGCGGCTCTGGAAGCGCCGCTGGTTTGTGCTGGTCGATCTCTGCCTCTACTACTaccggg ACAGCAGCGAGCAGCAAGTGCGGGGCGGCCTCCCCCTGCCCGGCTACGAGATCCACgtcctgccccccgccccccgagcCCCCCGATTCCTCTTCACG GCTGAGCACCCCGGGATGCGAACGTACTGTCTGGGGGCCGAGACCCCTGAGGAGCTGAATGCCTGGGTCTGCGCCCTGCGCCGGGGCGCATCGCCCCTGCCCGG CTCCCCCCGCTCCGTCTCCCTGCAGATGCCCCAGGAACCCCGGAGTCCCGGTGCCCCCTTGCCCCCGTTGCCTGCCCACCCGGGTGAGGACCTGGGGAGCCCCCCTACTCCCCCTCCTCGCCGCCCTCCAGTCCCTCCACTGCCCCCCAGCAAG GCGCCCCTACCCAAGGAAGAGGCCCCGTCCCGGGGGGTGCCCTGCGGGACAAAGGACACCCCGGGGGGACCGCGGGGGCCCCCCGTGGGCGCCGTTGCCGCCGCAGCAG CGGGCAGGGGGTCGGATGAAGCGGAGCAGGACACCGCGGCCAATCAGACACCGCTCTCTCCAACTGACTCTTCTCATTGGCTGCTAGCATCCGAGGGCTCGGGTGGGGCCCTGCCCTTCCCGGGCACCGCCCCCCCGCCGTCAGCCAATGAGACCTCGGCCTGGCCGCGGGCGGGGGCGAGTGGGCGGGGTTCGGGGCTAGAAGGTGTGGCCGGCCGGGGGGCTCGACGGCCAATCAGAATCACCCTTCTCCAGGCCAGCTTCTGA
- the LOC128145857 gene encoding pleckstrin homology domain-containing family A member 4-like isoform X1 has protein sequence MADGDEPPRRAPADTHGPGTQPCRPVPRVHTFGKGGQALRRDPRAPPAMRGWLHKQDSSGLRLWKRRWFVLVDLCLYYYRDSSEQQVRGGLPLPGYEIHVLPPAPRAPRFLFTAEHPGMRTYCLGAETPEELNAWVCALRRGASPLPGSPRSVSLQMPQEPRSPGAPLPPLPAHPGEDLGSPPTPPPRRPPVPPLPPSKAPLPKEEAPSRGVPCGTKDTPGGPRGPPVGAVAAAAGRSPRELRPPGATTNQQLPPLAGRGSDEAEQDTAANQTPLSPTDSSHWLLASEGSGGALPFPGTAPPPSANETSAWPRAGASGRGSGLEGVAGRGARRPIRITLLQASF, from the exons ATGGCAGACGGTGACGAGCCCCCCCGCCGGGCCCCCGCTGACACCCACGGCCCGGGCACCCAG CCCTGCCGGCCCGTGCCGCGGGTCCACACCTTCGGAAAGGGGGGGCAGGCGCTGCGCAGGGACCCCCGTGCCCCCCCTGCCATGCGGGGCTGGCTGCACAAGcag GACAGCTCGGGGCTGCGGCTCTGGAAGCGCCGCTGGTTTGTGCTGGTCGATCTCTGCCTCTACTACTaccggg ACAGCAGCGAGCAGCAAGTGCGGGGCGGCCTCCCCCTGCCCGGCTACGAGATCCACgtcctgccccccgccccccgagcCCCCCGATTCCTCTTCACG GCTGAGCACCCCGGGATGCGAACGTACTGTCTGGGGGCCGAGACCCCTGAGGAGCTGAATGCCTGGGTCTGCGCCCTGCGCCGGGGCGCATCGCCCCTGCCCGG CTCCCCCCGCTCCGTCTCCCTGCAGATGCCCCAGGAACCCCGGAGTCCCGGTGCCCCCTTGCCCCCGTTGCCTGCCCACCCGGGTGAGGACCTGGGGAGCCCCCCTACTCCCCCTCCTCGCCGCCCTCCAGTCCCTCCACTGCCCCCCAGCAAG GCGCCCCTACCCAAGGAAGAGGCCCCGTCCCGGGGGGTGCCCTGCGGGACAAAGGACACCCCGGGGGGACCGCGGGGGCCCCCCGTGGGCGCCGTTGCCGCCGCAGCAG GGAGGAGCCCGAGGGAGCTCCGCCCTCCTGGAGCAACGACCAACCAGCAGCTGCCCCCTCTAGCGGGCAGGGGGTCGGATGAAGCGGAGCAGGACACCGCGGCCAATCAGACACCGCTCTCTCCAACTGACTCTTCTCATTGGCTGCTAGCATCCGAGGGCTCGGGTGGGGCCCTGCCCTTCCCGGGCACCGCCCCCCCGCCGTCAGCCAATGAGACCTCGGCCTGGCCGCGGGCGGGGGCGAGTGGGCGGGGTTCGGGGCTAGAAGGTGTGGCCGGCCGGGGGGCTCGACGGCCAATCAGAATCACCCTTCTCCAGGCCAGCTTCTGA
- the LOC128145857 gene encoding pleckstrin homology domain-containing family A member 4-like isoform X4, whose amino-acid sequence MADGDEPPRRAPADTHGPGTQDSSGLRLWKRRWFVLVDLCLYYYRDSSEQQVRGGLPLPGYEIHVLPPAPRAPRFLFTAEHPGMRTYCLGAETPEELNAWVCALRRGASPLPGSPRSVSLQMPQEPRSPGAPLPPLPAHPGEDLGSPPTPPPRRPPVPPLPPSKAPLPKEEAPSRGVPCGTKDTPGGPRGPPVGAVAAAAGRSPRELRPPGATTNQQLPPLAGRGSDEAEQDTAANQTPLSPTDSSHWLLASEGSGGALPFPGTAPPPSANETSAWPRAGASGRGSGLEGVAGRGARRPIRITLLQASF is encoded by the exons ATGGCAGACGGTGACGAGCCCCCCCGCCGGGCCCCCGCTGACACCCACGGCCCGGGCACCCAG GACAGCTCGGGGCTGCGGCTCTGGAAGCGCCGCTGGTTTGTGCTGGTCGATCTCTGCCTCTACTACTaccggg ACAGCAGCGAGCAGCAAGTGCGGGGCGGCCTCCCCCTGCCCGGCTACGAGATCCACgtcctgccccccgccccccgagcCCCCCGATTCCTCTTCACG GCTGAGCACCCCGGGATGCGAACGTACTGTCTGGGGGCCGAGACCCCTGAGGAGCTGAATGCCTGGGTCTGCGCCCTGCGCCGGGGCGCATCGCCCCTGCCCGG CTCCCCCCGCTCCGTCTCCCTGCAGATGCCCCAGGAACCCCGGAGTCCCGGTGCCCCCTTGCCCCCGTTGCCTGCCCACCCGGGTGAGGACCTGGGGAGCCCCCCTACTCCCCCTCCTCGCCGCCCTCCAGTCCCTCCACTGCCCCCCAGCAAG GCGCCCCTACCCAAGGAAGAGGCCCCGTCCCGGGGGGTGCCCTGCGGGACAAAGGACACCCCGGGGGGACCGCGGGGGCCCCCCGTGGGCGCCGTTGCCGCCGCAGCAG GGAGGAGCCCGAGGGAGCTCCGCCCTCCTGGAGCAACGACCAACCAGCAGCTGCCCCCTCTAGCGGGCAGGGGGTCGGATGAAGCGGAGCAGGACACCGCGGCCAATCAGACACCGCTCTCTCCAACTGACTCTTCTCATTGGCTGCTAGCATCCGAGGGCTCGGGTGGGGCCCTGCCCTTCCCGGGCACCGCCCCCCCGCCGTCAGCCAATGAGACCTCGGCCTGGCCGCGGGCGGGGGCGAGTGGGCGGGGTTCGGGGCTAGAAGGTGTGGCCGGCCGGGGGGCTCGACGGCCAATCAGAATCACCCTTCTCCAGGCCAGCTTCTGA